One genomic window of Nicotiana sylvestris chromosome 10, ASM39365v2, whole genome shotgun sequence includes the following:
- the LOC138879880 gene encoding uncharacterized protein gives MKEVVKKEVIKWLDAGIIFPISDSNWVSPVQCVSKKGGMTVVKNDNNERMPFGLCNAHATFQRCMMAICTDMVDEIMEGSIQGVEKEAITTPIIVAPDWEQPFELMCDTSDYAVGLVLGQRTDKLMHPIYCANRVLSGAHLNCTVNEKEMLVVVSAFDKFRSYLIGSKACHASAYEGHFGGVRTATKVLEAGFFWPTEFKDAHQWVKGCNECQRTENISRRHEIPMNPIREVEVFDVWGIDFIGPFVSSFSNKYILVAVNYVSKWVEAVALRTNDPRVVVGFLKKNIFTRFGTLRAIISDGGTHFCN, from the exons atgaaggaagtggtgaagaaagaagtgataaagtGGTTGGACGCGGGAATCATTTTTCCAATATCTGACAGCAACTGGGttagcccggtgcaatgtgtgtCTAAGAAAGGTGGCATGACAGTGGTCAAAAACGATAACAATGAG aggatgccctttggcctatgcaatgcacatgccacattccaaaggtgcatgatggccatatgcACTGACATGGTAGATGAAAtaatggag ggtagcattcaaggagttgaaaaagaggcaatcacaacacccatcattgttgcccccgactgggagcaaccatttgaactcatgtgtgacACCAGTGACTATGCAGTGGGGCTAGTGCTGGGACAGAGGACAGACAAGCTAATGCATCCAATCTACTGTGCCAATAGAGTGTTGAGTGGAGCCCACCTGAACTGCACTGTGAATGAAAAGGAGATGTTGGTTGTGGTGTCTgcattcgacaagttcagatcatatctgattggctctaag gcatgtcatgcATCGGCGTATGAAgggcattttggaggagtcaggacAGCCACAAAAGTGCTAGAGGCCGGTTTCTTTTGGCCAACAGAGTTTAAGGATGCAcatcaatgggtgaagggctgtaATGAATGTCAGCGAACCGAGAACATTTCCCGTCGCCATGAGATTCCTATGAACCCAATTCGAGAGGTTGAAGTGTTCgatgtctgggggattgacttcataggccccttcgtcagctcctttagcaataagtacatacttgttgctgtaaattacgtgtccaaatgggtagaagctgtagCATTGCGCACTAATGATCCAAGAGTGGTGGTgggttttttgaagaagaacatattcacccgtttTGGGACTCTGAGAGCTATTATCAGCGACGGAGGCACCCATTTCTGTAATTGA